A genomic region of Paramormyrops kingsleyae isolate MSU_618 chromosome 19, PKINGS_0.4, whole genome shotgun sequence contains the following coding sequences:
- the LOC140581056 gene encoding trace amine-associated receptor 13c-like — protein sequence MNISLELKTYQYCYPAANETCVKSSYSGFARIALYVFFVSGMTMTITGNLVVIISIAHFKQLHTPTNMLVMSLALADLLLGAVVMPFSIIRSVEGCWYFGDSFCSLHSTFDYFLACASIFHLVSIAVDRYQAVCNPLRYHDTVSIPVAWLMVALSWAAAASYSCGLVYSKGSVTGLDGYITSINCLGSCILLFNAQWSTPNTLIVFFLPCSVMIGLYAKIFLVAGQHVRHLGDMRQQPRFKQNNGKRKTHSSERKAAKTLGIVVGAFILCWMPYFVTSILDPYIDFVTPPVLYEVFFWLGYFNSALNPIIYGLFYPWFQKSLKLIISLKIFNAYSSNTKLFSES from the coding sequence ATGAACATTTCGCTAGAGCTGAAAACATACCAGTACTGCTATCCAGCAGCTAATGAAACGTGTGTTAAAAGTAGCTACTCTGGATTTGCCAGGATTGCCTTGTACGTGTTTTTTGTGTCGGGGATGACCATGACCATCACGGGGAACCTGGTGGTCATCATCTCCATCGCGCACTTCAAGCAGCTGCACACACCGACTAACATGCTGGTGATGTCACTGGCCCTGGCTGACCTGCTTCTGGGGGCCGTCGTGATGCCCTTCAGCATAATCAGATCAGTGGAGGGCTGCTGGTACTTTGGAGATTCTTTCTGCTCATTGCACTCAACTTTCGACTATTTCCTCGCATGTGCTTCAATATTCCACCTGGTTTCCATTGCAGTTGATCGATACCAGGCAGTTTGCAATCCTCTGCGGTACCATGACACAGTGTCCATTCCTGTGGCTTGGCTGATGGTAGCGTTGAGCTGGGCTGCAGCTGCTTCTTACTCCTGTGGTCTCGTTTACTCTAAGGGCAGTGTGACAGGCCTAGATGGATACATCACTTCCATAAATTGCTTGGGGAGCTGCATCCTTCTGTTCAACGCACAGTGGAGCACCCCAAACACTCTGATTGTATTTTTCCTGCCATGTTCGGTAATGATTGGCCTTTATGCTAAAATATTTCTGGTAGCCGGACAACATGTCAGACATCTTGGAGATATGAGGCAACAGCCAcgttttaaacaaaataatggGAAGAGGAAAACTCACAGCTCAGAGCGAAAGGCTGCAAAGACCCTTGGCATTGTTGTAGGTGCCTTCATACTCTGCTGGATGCCTTACTTTGTCACCTCTATACTCGACCCCTATATTGACTTTGTAACTCCTCCTGTTCTTTATGAAGTGTTTTTCTGGTTGGGCTATTTTAATTCCGCGTTAAATCCTATAATCTACGGACTGTTTTACCCGTGGTTTCAAAAGTCATTGAAACTCATTATATCTTTAAAGATTTTTAATGCATATTCCTCAAATACAAAGCTTTTTTCTGAAAGTTGA